A genomic window from Punica granatum isolate Tunisia-2019 chromosome 2, ASM765513v2, whole genome shotgun sequence includes:
- the LOC116196361 gene encoding auxin response factor 18-like — translation MITFMDSKEKLKDVERTLDSQLWHACAGGMVQMPPVNSKVFYFPQGHAEHASGPVDFRSFPRLPPYIPCRVSSIKFMADPETDEVYSKIRLIPLTGAEGPDFEDDRLGGGGLSGPDGTQEKPASFAKTLTQSDANNGGGFSVPRYCAETIFPRLDYSADPPVQTILAKDVHGETWKFRHIYRGTPRRHLLTTGWSTFVNHKKLVAGDSIVFMRAENGDLCVGIRRAKRGIGGGPESSTGWNSCSVTPYGGFSAFLRDEETKLMRNGNGSNGVGSNGGSNGKGKVTIEAVVEAAKLAASRQAFEVVYYPRASTPEFCVKSCLVKSAMQIRWCSGMRFKMAFETEDSSRISWFMGTISSAQVADPIHWPDSPWRLLQVTWDEPDLLQNVKRVSPWLVELVSNMPAIHLSPFSPPRKKLRLPQYPDFPLEGGQFPLPPMFSGNILGRPGGSPFGCPPDTSHPAGMQGARHAHHYALSLPDLHLNRPQHVNPGPFMSSLSHFLTPNRTSNGPLISKPSTIDPGSCFLTMKTSGQARKKPEDSKTPQLVLFGQPILTEQQISLSCSGNTVSSEGTVDKIGNASDGTSHRSLQLYRENHRKTPEPAVEIGHCKVFMESEDVGRTLDLSLLGSYDELYKKLAEMFGVENSQTLNHVKYRDSTGAVKHVGEEPFGEFMKTARRLTILTDSSSDNKVGI, via the exons ATGATCACCTTTATGGACTCCAAGGAGAAGCTTAAAGATGTTGAGAGGACTTTGGACTCTCAGCTATGGCATGCCTGCGCGGGTGGGATGGTCCAAATGCCGCCCGTGAACTCGAAGGTCTTCTACTTTCCTCAGGGCCATGCCGAGCACGCCAGTGGGCCTGTGGACTTCCGGAGCTTCCCCCGGCTCCCCCCTTACATACCCTGCAGAGTATCCAGCATCAAGTTCATGGCCGATCCGGAGACTGATGAGGTCTATTCGAAAATCCGTTTGATCCCGCTGACAGGAGCGGAGGGGCCTGATTTCGAGGATGACAGGCTTGGAGGAGGTGGCCTCAGCGGGCCTGATGGGACCCAGGAGAAGCCTGCCTCTTTTGCTAAGACCTTGACCCAGTCCGATGCGAACAACGGAGGTGGATTTTCCGTGCCTAGGTACTGCGCGGAGACGATCTTTCCGCGCTTGGACTACTCGGCAGACCCGCCCGTTCAGACCATTCTTGCAAAGGATGTCCATGGTGAGACGTGGAAGTTCCGGCACATTTACCGTGGGACCCCGAGGCGGCACCTTTTGACTACGGGGTGGAGCACCTTTGTCAATCACAAGAAGCTTGTAGCGGGTGATTCGATTGTGTTCATGAGGGCCGAGAATGGGGACCTGTGTGTCGGGATCCGCCGAGCAAAGAGAGGGATTGGGGGTGGGCCTGAGAGTTCGACAGGCTGGAATAGCTGTTCTGTTACTCCCTATGGAGGATTCTCAGCATTTCTGAGAGATGAGGAGACTAAGTTGATGAGGAATGGGAACGGTAGTAATGGTGTAGGTTCAAACGGCGGGAGCAATGGGAAAGGGAAAGTGACTATTGAGGCGGTTGTCGAGGCGGCTAAGTTAGCAGCAAGCAGGCAGGCATTCGAGGTTGTTTACTACCCACGAGCAAGTACACCAGAATTTTGCGTGAAGTCGTGCTTGGTAAAGTCGGCAATGCAGATAAGGTGGTGCTCAGGGATGAGGTTCAAGATGGCCTTCGAGACTGAGGATTCCTCGAGGATAAGTTGGTTCATGGGGACAATCTCCTCAGCCCAAGTAGCGGATCCCATTCACTGGCCTGATTCTCCGTGGAGACTACTTCAG GTAACGTGGGACGAGCCCGATTTGCTCCAGAACGTGAAACGGGTCAGCCCGTGGCTGGTGGAACTGGTATCGAACATGCCAGCGATCCATCTCTCTCCATTCTCACCGCCCCGGAAGAAGCTAAGACTCCCTCAGTACCCAGACTTCCCGCTCGAAGGTGGCCAGTTCCCATTGCCGCCAATGTTCTCGGGCAACATCCTTGGGCGGCCGGGCGGCAGCCCCTTTGGTTGCCCACCCGATACATCCCATCCTGCTGGCATGCAGGGAGCCAGGCACGCTCACCACTACGCTCTGTCCCTACCCGATCTCCACCTCAACAGGCCCCAGCACGTGAACCCAGGTCCGTTCATGTCCAGTCTCTCGCACTTTCTTACACCCAATAGAACCTCAAATGGTCCGTTGATATCCAAGCCCAGCACCATCGACCCGGGTTCTTGCTTCCTCACAATGAAGACTTCTGGCCAAGCTCGGAAGAAGCCTGAAGATTCCAAGACTCCTCAGCTAGTCCTTTTCGGCCAGCCTATTCTCACCGAGCAGCAAATCTCTCTCAGCTGCTCAGGCAACACGGTTTCCTCGGAAGGGACCGTTGATAAGATTGGGAATGCCTCCGATGGCACCTCACATAGGTCGCTCCAACTGTACAGAGAAAATCACCGCAAAACTCCTGAGCCTGCTGTTGAGATTGGCCATTGTAAAGTCTTCATGGAATCTGAGGATGTGGGCCGGACCCTTGATCTCTCATTGCTTGGGTCGTACGATGAGCTCTACAAGAAGCTAGCGGAAATGTTTGGAGTTGAGAATTCTCAGACATTGAATCATGTCAAGTATCGGGATTCCACTGGTGCAGTCAAGCATGTTGGAGAAGAACCATTTGG GGAATTTATGAAGACGGCGAGAAGACTGACGATACTAACAGACTCAAGCAGCGACAACAAGGTAGGaatttag
- the LOC116195890 gene encoding protein CNGC15b-like: protein MASDRSKSVRFTDDFEEAEFTQPNKAGRISSFTSKIKGGHHMPEFWPNKADSSAIGKFPRVKELSRVFSEDYDVVDVEILDPRGTLVNSWNKIFLVACLVSLFVDPLIFYLPRASRDFCIHMSIPLEVTLTVIRSVVDAFYVIQIFVRFRTAYVAPSSRVFGRGELILDRSKIASRYIRRNFWPELVASLPLPQVLMWLVIPNLRGSTVVTSKNLVRFIIIFQYLLRLYLLFPLSSQIVNATGVVTQTAWASAAYNLVLFMLASHVLGASWYLLSVERQEECWKKVCDEAKLPFCHYWYLDCSSTGDSSRASWVQSSNISGVCNPDGGSFQFGIYADALTHGVTDSRFFNKYFYCLWWGLRNLSSLGQNLLTSTYVGEIIFAIIIAILGLVLFALLIGNMQTYLQSTTVRLEEWRIRRTDTEQWMKHRQLPYELKQSIRKYDQYRWVTTRGVDEEAILKGLPLDLRREIKRHLCLNLVRQVPLFDQMDDRMLDAICERLKPALCTPGTCVVREGDPVNEMLFIIRGHLDSYTTNGGRTGFFNSCRIGPGDFCGEELLTWALDPRLSAALPSSTRTVEAISEVEAFALVAEDLKFVASQFRKLHSKQLRYTFRFYSHQWRTWAACFIQAAWFRYRRHKEAAELKKRESFTASALEPMTAENTKAMLPRTGSGFVQYASRLATSTRRGGSQRCRVDLNIISSLQKPTDPDFSVEDR, encoded by the exons ATGGCTTCTGATCGGTCGAAGTCAGTCAG ATTTACAGATGATTTTGAGGAAGCGGAGTTCACCCAACCTAACAAGGCAGGCCGTATCTCCAGTTTTACCAGTAAGATCAAAGGAGGACACCATATGCCTGAGTTTTGGCCCAATAAGGCTGATAGTTCTGCTATTGGGAAGTTCCCTCGGGTAAAAGAACTGTCCCGAGTTTTTTCTGAGGACTACGATGTGGTGGACGTCGAAATTCTTGATCCACGCGGAACCTTAGTTAACAGCTGGAACAAGATCTTCTTGGTGGCATGCTTGGTTTCGCTCTTTGTTGACCCGCTTATCTTTTACCTCCCAAGGGCCAGCAGGGATTTCTGTATTCATATGTCGATTCCCCTTGAAGTGACTCTCACAGTGATTCGGTCTGTGGTTGATGCTTTTTACGTGATTCAGATCTTTGTTCGGTTCAGAACAGCCTATGTAGCCCCATCCTCTCGTGTATTCGGTAGAGGGGAGCTCATTTTAGACCGCTCCAAGATTGCTTCAAGGTACATCCGAAGGAACTTCTGGCCCGAGCTTGTGGCTTCTCTACCTCTACCTCAG GTTCTGATGTGGCTTGTGATTCCGAACTTGAGGGGCTCAACTGTTGTCACTTCCAAGAACTTGGTTCGCTTCATCATCATTTTCCAGTACCTGTTAAGGCTATATCTTCTATTCCCCCTCTCGTCCCAAATTGTCAATGCAACCGGAGTTGTAACCCAGACTGCTTGGGCGAGCGCTGCGTATAATCTCGTGCTATTCATGCTCGCAAGTCAT gTTTTGGGAGCCAGCTGGTACCTCTTGTCGGTCGAGAGACAGGAGGAGTGTTGGAAGAAAGTGTGTGATGAGGCAAAACTACCTTTCTGCCATTACTGGTACTTGGACTGCAGCAGCACTGGGGACTCCAGTAGGGCTTCCTGGGTGCAATCGAGCAATATATCGGGCGTATGTAATCCTGATGGTGGGTCCTTCCAATTCGGCATTTATGCCGACGCGTTAACTCATGGAGTCACTGACTCGAGGTTCTTTAACAAGTACTTCTACTGCCTGTGGTGGGGCTTGAGGAATCTAAG CTCTCTTGGACAGAATCTCTTGACGAGCACTTATGTTGGAGAAATAATCTTTGCCATCATCATCGCAATTCTGGGGCTGGTTCTCTTCGCTCTGCTGATTGGGAATATGCAG ACTTACCTACAATCGACAACAGTTCGTCTTGAAGAGTGGAGGATACGGAGAACAGACACTGAGCAGTGGATGAAGCATAGGCAGCTTCCCTATGAGCTGAAGCAGAGCATTCGGAAGTACGACCAATACAGATGGGTCACAACTCGAGGAGTCGATGAGGAAGCTATCCTAAAAGGCCTCCCGTTGGACCTCCGAAGAGAGATTAAGCGTCACCTCTGCCTCAACTTAGTTAGACAG GTGCCGCTGTTCGATCAAATGGACGACAGGATGCTAGACGCGATTTGTGAGAGGCTGAAGCCTGCCTTGTGCACCCCAGGCACTTGTGTGGTCCGTGAAGGCGATCCTGTGAACGAGATGCTTTTCATCATCCGGGGGCATTTGGACTCCTACACAACCAATGGCGGTCGAACTGGGTTCTTCAACTCATGCCGCATTGGCCCGGGAGACTTCTGTGGAGAGGAACTGCTCACATGGGCCCTGGACCCCCGCCTGAGTGCTGCCCTCCCCTCATCTACCCGCACCGTGGAGGCCATAAGTGAGGTCGAGGCCTTTGCCCTCGTGGCCGAGGACCTCAAGTTCGTGGCCTCGCAGTTCCGGAAGCTCCATAGCAAGCAGCTCAGGTACACGTTCCGGTTCTACTCGCACCAGTGGAGGACCTGGGCAGCATGCTTCATCCAGGCAGCGTGGTTTCGATACAGGAGGCATAAGGAGGCAGCTGAGCtcaagaagagagagagcttcACGGCCTCTGCTCTCGAGCCCATGACCGCAGAAAACACTAAGGCCATGCTGCCCAGAACGGGCTCCGGATTTGTGCAGTACGCATCCAGACTGGCAACTAGCACAAGGAGGGGAGGGAGCCAACGCTGCAGGGTCGACTTGAATATCATCAGCTCGTTGCAGAAGCCGACTGATCCTGACTTCTCGGTTGAAGATCGCTGA
- the LOC116195891 gene encoding RNA-binding protein CP29B, chloroplastic has translation MAAVSSLSFVLPSLTPKTLTFATSRLTVLSIPSPSTLSSRQSHLFASPSFLALAGAPVAPRSRFVPHVAVSSELEEEEEVLSDEAERSFSPDLKLFVGNLPFSVDSAQLAGLFENAGNVEMVEVIYDKDTGRSRGFGFVTMSTSEEVEAAAQQFNGYEFEGRLLRVNSGPPPSRRDGPPPRMGRGGSSSGNRVYVGNLSWGVDDLALETLFSEQGKVVEAKVVYDRESGRSRGFGFVTYSTADEVDSAIETLNGVDLNGRPIRVTVAEAKPRRQF, from the exons ATGGCCGCCGTCTCTTCCTTATCCTTCGTCCTTCCTTCCCTCACCCCTAAAACCCTAACCTTTGCCACCTCCAGGCTCACTGTGCTCTCCATCCCCTCCCCTTCCACCCTCAGCTCCCGCCAAAGTCACCTCTTCGCTTCCCCTTCGTTCCTCGCCCTCGCCGGAGCTCCCGTGGCCCCGCGCTCCCGCTTCGTCCCCCACGTGGCCGTGTCCTCTGAgctggaggaagaggaggaggtcCTGAGCGACGAGGCCGAGCGCAGCTTCTCCCCCGACCTCAAGCTCTTCGTCGGGAACCTTCCCTTCAGCGTCGACAGCGCTCAGCTCGCTGGCCTGTTCGAGAACGCCGGGAATGTTGAGATGGTTGAG GTGATTTACGACAAGGACACTGGAAGGAGCAGAGGATTTGGGTTCGTAACCATGTCCACCTCCGAGGAAGTCGAAGCTGCTGCTCAGCAATTCAATGGCTAT GAATTTGAGGGACGGCTTTTGAGGGTGAATTCAGGACCACCTCCTTCTAGGAGGGACGGCCCACCACCTAGAATGGGCCGGGGTGGTTCATCTTCTGGTAATCGCGTGTATGTGGGCAACCTTTCATGGGGTGTTGATGATTTGGCTCTAGAAACACTGTTCAGCGAGCAGGGTAAGGTTGTGGAAGCAAAGGTTGTCTATGATCGGGAAAGTGGCAGGTCTAGGGGTTTCGGGTTCGTGACTTACAGTACTGCTGATGAGGTTGACAGTGCCATTGAGACTTTGAATGGAGTT GACTTGAATGGCAGACCGATTCGAGTCACTGTTGCAGAAGCCAAGCCAAGGCGTCAGTTTTGA
- the LOC116194532 gene encoding synaptotagmin-3-like isoform X3 — MLVDVQVFAAPRIVFKPLVPTFPCFSSIAVSLLEKPQIDFGLNLMKADVMAIPGLYHYVQETIRKQVAGFYLWPQTLEIPILDSSVGATKKPVGILHVKVVRAIELLKMDFLGASDPYVKLSLSGERIPAKRTSVKMRTLNPVWNENFKLTVKDLQSQVLELRVYDWEKIGPHDKLGMQVVPLRLLSPHEAKEFTLDLFKNQNPNDPHNKRRRGKVVVELRFDPFKEDHERFSGPLEVHVSNQSRVPSISEDEHFAASGLLLITVIGAQDVEGKRHNNPCAVALFGGERKRTKTVKKTQDPCWNEEFQFVLDEASLKEVIRIEVISKRRKFGFQSKESLGYVDIQLFDVVHNEHINDKFHLINSRNGIVHVDMRWRVI; from the exons ATG CTGGTGGATGTACAAGTGTTTGCTGCTCCACGAATAGTTTTCAAGCCCCTTGTGCCAACCTTCCCCTGTTTTTCAAGCATAGCAGTTTCTTTGCTGGAGAAG CCACAGATCGATTTTGGGCTGAATCTCATGAAAGCAGATGTAATGGCGATCCCCGGACTGTACCATTACGTTCAG GAAACTATACGAAAGCAGGTAGCTGGCTTTTACCTCTGGCCACAGACACTCGAGATACCGATTCTCGACAGCTCAGT CGGGGCTACTAAGAAACCAGTGGGAATACTACATGTGAAGGTTGTAAGGGCTATCGAGCTCCTTAAGATGGACTTCCTTGGAGCTTCGGATCCTTATGTTAAGCTCAGCCTCAGCGGCGAGAGAATTCCCGCAAAGAGAACCTCCGTGAAGATGAGGACTCTCAACCCAGTGTGGAATGAAAACTTCAAGCTCACGGTGAAGGATCTTCAATCTCAGGTGCTTGAGCTGCGCGTCTACGACTGGGAAAAG ATTGGTCCCCACGACAAGTTGGGAATGCAAGTGGTTCCACTGAGGCTGCTTTCTCCGCACGAGGCCAAGGAGTTCACTTTGGATCTGTTCAAGAACCAAAACCCGAATGATCCCCATAACAAAAGGCGGAGAGGGAAAGTTGTTGTGGAGCTCAGATTCGATCCTTTCAAAGAAGACCATGAGAGATTCAGTGGCCCCCTTGAAGTGCACGTTAGTAATCAGAGCAGGGTTCCAAGCATCTCTGAAGACGAGCATTTCGCGGCATCAGGCTTGCTTCTGATTACAGTAATAGGAGCTCAGGATGTCGAGGGGAAGCGCCACAACAACCCTTGTGCTGTGGCTCTCTTCGGAGGAGAACGGAAGAGAACTAAG ACGGTGAAGAAAACACAGGACCCGTGTTGGAACGAGGAATTCCAGTTCGTGCTGGATGAGGCGTCTCTCAAGGAAGTTATCCGCATAGAGGTCATTAGTAAACGGAGAAAGTTCGGGTTCCAATCTAAG GAATCGCTCGGCTACGTAGACATCCAACTCTTCGACGTGGTGCATAACGAGCACATCAACGACAAGTTCCATCTCATCAACTCGAGGAACGGGATCGTACACGTTGATATGAGGTGGAGGGTGATATGA
- the LOC116194532 gene encoding synaptotagmin-3-like isoform X2, translated as MELLGRLLEIIGFGIGIPIGLLLGYYLFIHPEPRDVKDPIIRPIHELDTSSLLDLWPEVPLWAKHPDCDRTDWLNKFLSDMWPYLDKAICNMIRSTAEPMFAEYIGKYQIKSVYFDSLTLGTLPPTFHGIKVHESNENELVLEPAVRWAGNPNITLVLKVLSLQIKLQLVDVQVFAAPRIVFKPLVPTFPCFSSIAVSLLEKPQIDFGLNLMKADVMAIPGLYHYVQETIRKQVAGFYLWPQTLEIPILDSSVGATKKPVGILHVKVVRAIELLKMDFLGASDPYVKLSLSGERIPAKRTSVKMRTLNPVWNENFKLTVKDLQSQVLELRVYDWEKIGPHDKLGMQVVPLRLLSPHEAKEFTLDLFKNQNPNDPHNKRRRGKVVVELRFDPFKEDHERFSGPLEVHVSNQSRVPSISEDEHFAASGLLLITVIGAQDVEGKRHNNPCAVALFGGERKRTKTVKKTQDPCWNEEFQFVLDEASLKEVIRIEVISKRRKFGFQSKESLGYVDIQLFDVVHNEHINDKFHLINSRNGIVHVDMRWRVI; from the exons ATGGAATTGCTGGGCAGATTGCTGGAAATTATTGGGTTTGGAATCGGGATCCCGATCGGACTTCTGCTCGGCTACTACCTCTTTATACATCCCGAGCCTCGTGATGTGAAG GATCCAATCATAAGGCCAATTCATGAACTGGATACAAGCTCGCTGCTCGATCTTTGGCCTGAAGTCCCTCTATGGGCGAAgcaccctgactgcgatcga ACTGATTGGCTGAACAAATTCTTAAGTGATATGTGGCCTTACCTTGACAAG GCTATATGTAACATGATAAGGAGCACTGCAGAGCCAATGTTTGCTGAATACATCGGCAAATATCAAATCAAGTCTGTGTATTTCGACAGCTTGACTCTCGGAACTCTACCTCCTACTTTTCATG GTATTAAAGTGCACGAAAGTAACGAAAATGAACTAGTGCTTGAGCCTGCAGTTAGATGGGCCGGAAACCCCAACATAACTTTGGTGTTGAAAGTCTTGTCCCTTCAAATCAAGCTGCAG CTGGTGGATGTACAAGTGTTTGCTGCTCCACGAATAGTTTTCAAGCCCCTTGTGCCAACCTTCCCCTGTTTTTCAAGCATAGCAGTTTCTTTGCTGGAGAAG CCACAGATCGATTTTGGGCTGAATCTCATGAAAGCAGATGTAATGGCGATCCCCGGACTGTACCATTACGTTCAG GAAACTATACGAAAGCAGGTAGCTGGCTTTTACCTCTGGCCACAGACACTCGAGATACCGATTCTCGACAGCTCAGT CGGGGCTACTAAGAAACCAGTGGGAATACTACATGTGAAGGTTGTAAGGGCTATCGAGCTCCTTAAGATGGACTTCCTTGGAGCTTCGGATCCTTATGTTAAGCTCAGCCTCAGCGGCGAGAGAATTCCCGCAAAGAGAACCTCCGTGAAGATGAGGACTCTCAACCCAGTGTGGAATGAAAACTTCAAGCTCACGGTGAAGGATCTTCAATCTCAGGTGCTTGAGCTGCGCGTCTACGACTGGGAAAAG ATTGGTCCCCACGACAAGTTGGGAATGCAAGTGGTTCCACTGAGGCTGCTTTCTCCGCACGAGGCCAAGGAGTTCACTTTGGATCTGTTCAAGAACCAAAACCCGAATGATCCCCATAACAAAAGGCGGAGAGGGAAAGTTGTTGTGGAGCTCAGATTCGATCCTTTCAAAGAAGACCATGAGAGATTCAGTGGCCCCCTTGAAGTGCACGTTAGTAATCAGAGCAGGGTTCCAAGCATCTCTGAAGACGAGCATTTCGCGGCATCAGGCTTGCTTCTGATTACAGTAATAGGAGCTCAGGATGTCGAGGGGAAGCGCCACAACAACCCTTGTGCTGTGGCTCTCTTCGGAGGAGAACGGAAGAGAACTAAG ACGGTGAAGAAAACACAGGACCCGTGTTGGAACGAGGAATTCCAGTTCGTGCTGGATGAGGCGTCTCTCAAGGAAGTTATCCGCATAGAGGTCATTAGTAAACGGAGAAAGTTCGGGTTCCAATCTAAG GAATCGCTCGGCTACGTAGACATCCAACTCTTCGACGTGGTGCATAACGAGCACATCAACGACAAGTTCCATCTCATCAACTCGAGGAACGGGATCGTACACGTTGATATGAGGTGGAGGGTGATATGA
- the LOC116194532 gene encoding synaptotagmin-3-like isoform X1 encodes MELLGRLLEIIGFGIGIPIGLLLGYYLFIHPEPRDVKEWHLLNVLYRFDILVNCVYVLEGWKGTDQSDDSFTVPNINRSDPIIRPIHELDTSSLLDLWPEVPLWAKHPDCDRTDWLNKFLSDMWPYLDKAICNMIRSTAEPMFAEYIGKYQIKSVYFDSLTLGTLPPTFHGIKVHESNENELVLEPAVRWAGNPNITLVLKVLSLQIKLQLVDVQVFAAPRIVFKPLVPTFPCFSSIAVSLLEKPQIDFGLNLMKADVMAIPGLYHYVQETIRKQVAGFYLWPQTLEIPILDSSVGATKKPVGILHVKVVRAIELLKMDFLGASDPYVKLSLSGERIPAKRTSVKMRTLNPVWNENFKLTVKDLQSQVLELRVYDWEKIGPHDKLGMQVVPLRLLSPHEAKEFTLDLFKNQNPNDPHNKRRRGKVVVELRFDPFKEDHERFSGPLEVHVSNQSRVPSISEDEHFAASGLLLITVIGAQDVEGKRHNNPCAVALFGGERKRTKTVKKTQDPCWNEEFQFVLDEASLKEVIRIEVISKRRKFGFQSKESLGYVDIQLFDVVHNEHINDKFHLINSRNGIVHVDMRWRVI; translated from the exons ATGGAATTGCTGGGCAGATTGCTGGAAATTATTGGGTTTGGAATCGGGATCCCGATCGGACTTCTGCTCGGCTACTACCTCTTTATACATCCCGAGCCTCGTGATGTGAAG GAATGGCATTTACTCAATGTGCTTTATAGATTTGACATTCTGGTTAATTGTGTTTATGTCTTGGAAGGATGGAAAGGGACTGATCAATCAGATGATTCTTTCACCGTTCCTAACATTAACCGATCG GATCCAATCATAAGGCCAATTCATGAACTGGATACAAGCTCGCTGCTCGATCTTTGGCCTGAAGTCCCTCTATGGGCGAAgcaccctgactgcgatcga ACTGATTGGCTGAACAAATTCTTAAGTGATATGTGGCCTTACCTTGACAAG GCTATATGTAACATGATAAGGAGCACTGCAGAGCCAATGTTTGCTGAATACATCGGCAAATATCAAATCAAGTCTGTGTATTTCGACAGCTTGACTCTCGGAACTCTACCTCCTACTTTTCATG GTATTAAAGTGCACGAAAGTAACGAAAATGAACTAGTGCTTGAGCCTGCAGTTAGATGGGCCGGAAACCCCAACATAACTTTGGTGTTGAAAGTCTTGTCCCTTCAAATCAAGCTGCAG CTGGTGGATGTACAAGTGTTTGCTGCTCCACGAATAGTTTTCAAGCCCCTTGTGCCAACCTTCCCCTGTTTTTCAAGCATAGCAGTTTCTTTGCTGGAGAAG CCACAGATCGATTTTGGGCTGAATCTCATGAAAGCAGATGTAATGGCGATCCCCGGACTGTACCATTACGTTCAG GAAACTATACGAAAGCAGGTAGCTGGCTTTTACCTCTGGCCACAGACACTCGAGATACCGATTCTCGACAGCTCAGT CGGGGCTACTAAGAAACCAGTGGGAATACTACATGTGAAGGTTGTAAGGGCTATCGAGCTCCTTAAGATGGACTTCCTTGGAGCTTCGGATCCTTATGTTAAGCTCAGCCTCAGCGGCGAGAGAATTCCCGCAAAGAGAACCTCCGTGAAGATGAGGACTCTCAACCCAGTGTGGAATGAAAACTTCAAGCTCACGGTGAAGGATCTTCAATCTCAGGTGCTTGAGCTGCGCGTCTACGACTGGGAAAAG ATTGGTCCCCACGACAAGTTGGGAATGCAAGTGGTTCCACTGAGGCTGCTTTCTCCGCACGAGGCCAAGGAGTTCACTTTGGATCTGTTCAAGAACCAAAACCCGAATGATCCCCATAACAAAAGGCGGAGAGGGAAAGTTGTTGTGGAGCTCAGATTCGATCCTTTCAAAGAAGACCATGAGAGATTCAGTGGCCCCCTTGAAGTGCACGTTAGTAATCAGAGCAGGGTTCCAAGCATCTCTGAAGACGAGCATTTCGCGGCATCAGGCTTGCTTCTGATTACAGTAATAGGAGCTCAGGATGTCGAGGGGAAGCGCCACAACAACCCTTGTGCTGTGGCTCTCTTCGGAGGAGAACGGAAGAGAACTAAG ACGGTGAAGAAAACACAGGACCCGTGTTGGAACGAGGAATTCCAGTTCGTGCTGGATGAGGCGTCTCTCAAGGAAGTTATCCGCATAGAGGTCATTAGTAAACGGAGAAAGTTCGGGTTCCAATCTAAG GAATCGCTCGGCTACGTAGACATCCAACTCTTCGACGTGGTGCATAACGAGCACATCAACGACAAGTTCCATCTCATCAACTCGAGGAACGGGATCGTACACGTTGATATGAGGTGGAGGGTGATATGA